From Linepithema humile isolate Giens D197 chromosome 8, Lhum_UNIL_v1.0, whole genome shotgun sequence, one genomic window encodes:
- the LOC105672396 gene encoding FUN14 domain-containing protein 2 isoform X1: MPIKRVLHSETRKLLRRFKMRTAKKGKDEANQEVCNIDASEAKSFLEKILGDVSKSSATKQIIIGSTSGWVTGIVTVKIGKVAACAVGGGILIMQIAAHQGYININWDKISRKAESITDKVEEKITGEGPSFTDKVERFVDKKLDKAERLLRQGETRTRRWYHAFIGDDSFQPKEVHFFLVSFAAGVALGIATAN; the protein is encoded by the exons ATGCCGATCAAACGCGTCCTTCATTCGGAAACAAGGAAACTTCTTCGACG TTTCAAGATGCGTACAGCTAAAAAGGGTAAAGACGAAGCCAATCAAGAGGTCTGCAATATAGATGCAAGCGAAGCGAAATCCTTCTTGGAGAAGATCTTGGGTGATGTGAGCAAGTCTTCGGCAACTAAGCAAATCATCATTGGCAGTACTTCGGGATg GGTAACTGGAATTGTCACTGTAAAAATCGGGAAGGTAGCAGCTTGTGCAGTCGGTGGTGGAATTCTCATAATGCAAATTGCTGCGCATCAAggttacataaatattaattgggACAAAATCTCGAGAAAGGCTGAAAGTATCACAGATAAGgtggaagaaaaaattactGGAGAGGGACCAAGTTTCACAGATAAG GTTGAGAGATTCGTCGACAAAAAGCTGGACAAAGCTGAACGATTGCTGAGGCAAGGGGAGACTCGTACGCGGCGTTGGTACCATGCGTTTATCGGTGACGATAGCTTCCAGCCGAAGGAAGTACATTTCTTCCTCGTCTCATTCGCGGCTGGCGTCGCGCTCGGTATTGCCACTGCTAACTAG
- the LOC105672396 gene encoding FUN14 domain-containing protein 1A isoform X3, producing MPIKRVLHSETRKLLRRFKMRTAKKGKDEANQEVCNIDASEAKSFLEKILGDVSKSSATKQIIIGSTSGWVTGIVTVKIGKVAACAVGGGILIMQIAAHQGYININWDKISRKAESITDKVEEKITGEGPSFTDKVRKLWSRNSLVATSFLGGFIIGLAW from the exons ATGCCGATCAAACGCGTCCTTCATTCGGAAACAAGGAAACTTCTTCGACG TTTCAAGATGCGTACAGCTAAAAAGGGTAAAGACGAAGCCAATCAAGAGGTCTGCAATATAGATGCAAGCGAAGCGAAATCCTTCTTGGAGAAGATCTTGGGTGATGTGAGCAAGTCTTCGGCAACTAAGCAAATCATCATTGGCAGTACTTCGGGATg GGTAACTGGAATTGTCACTGTAAAAATCGGGAAGGTAGCAGCTTGTGCAGTCGGTGGTGGAATTCTCATAATGCAAATTGCTGCGCATCAAggttacataaatattaattgggACAAAATCTCGAGAAAGGCTGAAAGTATCACAGATAAGgtggaagaaaaaattactGGAGAGGGACCAAGTTTCACAGATAAG GTACGAAAACTATGGAGCCGGAACTCACTTGTTGCCACAAGTTTTCTTGGTGGCTTCATTATTGGTCTAGCTTGGTGA
- the LOC105672396 gene encoding FUN14 domain-containing protein 2 isoform X2, protein MRTAKKGKDEANQEVCNIDASEAKSFLEKILGDVSKSSATKQIIIGSTSGWVTGIVTVKIGKVAACAVGGGILIMQIAAHQGYININWDKISRKAESITDKVEEKITGEGPSFTDKVERFVDKKLDKAERLLRQGETRTRRWYHAFIGDDSFQPKEVHFFLVSFAAGVALGIATAN, encoded by the exons ATGCGTACAGCTAAAAAGGGTAAAGACGAAGCCAATCAAGAGGTCTGCAATATAGATGCAAGCGAAGCGAAATCCTTCTTGGAGAAGATCTTGGGTGATGTGAGCAAGTCTTCGGCAACTAAGCAAATCATCATTGGCAGTACTTCGGGATg GGTAACTGGAATTGTCACTGTAAAAATCGGGAAGGTAGCAGCTTGTGCAGTCGGTGGTGGAATTCTCATAATGCAAATTGCTGCGCATCAAggttacataaatattaattgggACAAAATCTCGAGAAAGGCTGAAAGTATCACAGATAAGgtggaagaaaaaattactGGAGAGGGACCAAGTTTCACAGATAAG GTTGAGAGATTCGTCGACAAAAAGCTGGACAAAGCTGAACGATTGCTGAGGCAAGGGGAGACTCGTACGCGGCGTTGGTACCATGCGTTTATCGGTGACGATAGCTTCCAGCCGAAGGAAGTACATTTCTTCCTCGTCTCATTCGCGGCTGGCGTCGCGCTCGGTATTGCCACTGCTAACTAG